TTGGATCAAGGCCCTTTTTCTTGGAATTGGATGGCAAGTTGGTGAAGCTGTGTTAACCAATAGTGTCATGTTTAGAATAGCCGAGAATCTTTTTGGGTAAAAATAGTCGAGAACATTTGAGGCAGTAGGCTTTCTGCTCTTTTTTGGTTGAGATTCCAAGGGAGCATTTCTGACGGATTACAGAGGCCGCTAAAACTTGTTGCTCGAGTGTCTTTGTGAGATACAGCTAAAGAGCATTCTCAATTCTTTTGTTATTAACACTAGCTCATAGGGGCTTCTTTAgcagaaaaataaaagtaaccCTGGGTTGTGTGTTCAAAATCAAGACATCAGTCGCTCTCTTTTTCTGAACCCACTTGAAATAAAAGATAGTAATCTCTATTTGCAAGTTGTAGCCTGATCTTGTTTTTTTTGGTCTGTATCACTTGTGAGAACAGTGGGAGACTGCTCCAGGCCTTGGCAGATGCAACCAGCAGAGGTGGTTTCCTTTCAATGGAGCAGATCATTTATGATGCTCTTGGCTTCATTGCTGCCGTAGCTGCCACTGCAGCCATCACGGTTTATGCCAAGAGAACTCTTCAAACCCTCCAAGCTGAGGATGAGCTCAGGTAACCCCAGGCAATTCATCAAATTATGCATAGACCACAGAAGTTTATGTTTGTGGTTGAGCATTAAGGGAGCACTCTCTGCTGCTTTCTTGTTTGCCCAAATACGCTAATGGGCATTCTGCTTAGCTGAACAATTACTTGCGTGCACTACCTTCACTTAAGAGTTAGATGGAAGGGGAGTCTGATATTGCTTTATAAAGCTTCACAATAAGTAGCAGATGAGAAAAAGAAAGCTGtgtctatatttatttttgtttttcagaTAGGGAAGAAAATGTGCAAGTTAtacatctctttcttttttaccCTTTCCACCCTTTTCTGAACAAAAGGTTATGGATTGTATCTACCTAATCATTGCTTGTAAATGCTAATCATCTCAAGTTGTCAAGTTGTTAACATGACATTTATTACACTATTGATCCAAAATGTAGTGGCTGTTTTCCAACATGAATGATGGATGCAGACACCAGATGCCATCAAGATCGAGAGCTCTCGGAACAATTTCGGACCACTTGGGCTTTCCATTCTCTTAAACCTAATACTGATTTATCCTCTTGATGGCTTTCAGAAGAGAACTTTGAAATCATATTTACAGAAACCTTGCCTTTCCAGGTTCCCTTTGGAGAAACAATATGcttctttttttggtgaaaGAAACAATATGCTTTCATGGTGCCAACAGGCTTGCTAAAGTTTCTGGGTGTTGAAACAAGTCATGCGATCTCAGATCCTACcgtcatctaatttatttaaaaaattaaaaaaattgaccGTTATTCTATTTTTATATGTCAAATCTGTTGGTGCGGTTGCTCTTGTACGCTGTGACGATAAGGTCCCGAAAAATGGTTTctaggagaaagaaaaaaaaaaaacttgaagagCAAGCGGTGTTGCAGCTGAAATCAAGAGATTATTATAGGCTGCATGACATGTTACGTGTGATACACGCATCATGCAGCCTATGGCAGAGAATGGATGAGACCATGTCAGTAAATCATGTGGGCCTTATGCGGTCCTCTTTATCACTAGCAAGCTTAATTAATAACCTGAACTTACCGTTACTGATATCCACCCTCCTACCTGGGCCAGATGAGCCTAGCGCTCCCTAGGGCATAGATGTAACTCGGGGCCAAAATGACAGTTGAAGCGAACCCTAGGCAAGCGGTTGAACCATCTAAATTAAGATTTATCATACCAGACTACGAGTCGATACCAGTGCATATCGATTGTATGGTACCATATCAATATCGAACCAATATGCGGTACATAGAGTATATTGATACTCGGTATATCAAATTGGTCTTCATACCAAGAATACCAATATCGTGAATAGTATAATACAGGTATAGGATATGGCTCCGAGATGGTGAATCTTGATCCAAACTCTCGGTGTTCTTTTAGTTCTTTAAAACAATGTCAGTTCATGTAATTTTTCCCATTAACATGGTTTTACGACTTACACCAAAGTGTTTGTGTGACAAATGATGCTTCAGGGCTTAACCATGGAGCCAGCAATGATCTCGACGCACcagaagatgaagcatttttctTGTGTGACCTGTGCTTGAATTGATTTTAGCTAATAGACTTGGTGCAATGCGGGTGAATAGGAAACCTAGCCGCTCTATGAAAGTCTAGGCCACCCATGCATGGGTATTGGTACTCTTAGGTCTTCTTGTAGCTGCAGATTGACTTGTTCACAACTTGACTTCAGCATGTTGGCTAAATCTTTAATAAGTAACTCCGAAGAGGGGGACCATACATGTTTCTAAATATTTTCCACGACATAGATAATATTCAATGGTTTAGGTCTTCATTTGGATGGTGAATCATTAATCATAAAATTttgaagtttttttaaaaaattaatattcaatATGTAATTcaagtatatacatatatatgcacatatatGCCCGTATCAAACTGATCTCGTTTGTTGACATCATATCACCTCGTCCGACATATTCTCTTAAATAAATTATATACGAACATCAAACATATATattgcataaataaataatatactaAAATTTCATCCTCACCaagaacaataataataaagcaaTGCTGACAGAACTCTAGGCTGCGATGGATTCCATGAAAATGACAAAACACAAAATAAGTCAAAAAGCTTGACTTGGAAATACAAGTCTTTGCTATTTTACTGTAAGAAAAAAGCTAGTTATTTTTGTTCATGCAATAGAATTTTAAAAatagaattttctgcggcaCAATGTTTGCGTTATTATAAAGTATGGTTCTATTGTAGATGGCCATTATATCATCTATTTTAGAGATGAACGATATTTTTTCCTCACTGCAGCATTTTGTGTATCATATATTAACGGTGGCTCGTTGCATTGTAGAAACAAAATGAGATCCattcatatattaaataaatgacATGATGATCATTCAACGATGGTCCACGTAAAAATTATGCCTATCCAAACTCGGGATTTCCTAAGAGCACGctgtctttttctctctcttaacttttttttttctttctgttatCGAATTATGGAGGTTTACCTTGGTAACCACGACTAACAACAACTTAATTATTCTTCAACTGAAACAGGCTTTATTAATGATTGTCCTGAAAAGGCCCGTCCTACTTTCCAACTTGCGAGGTCTGAGTTTGTTATGGCCCCTCCCGCGCAAaagttttctttccttttttatttaaatcCAACCGCAAAAATAGAGTAGACACGCTAAGTTTTAGAATCacgataatattattatttaaatttaagagATATAGATGCGGAAGATAtattaaatatgatttttcaATCATCTGAAATAATAGtggctggatttttttttcttgctcttCACAAAAAATAGCTGTCAATGAGACAAGTTATGAACcatatgaagagaagaagagaatctAACCTTTATATATAAAACATATGGAAGTCTTCTTATTAAGGATTCTAAAATTCTAATTGAATTTTCTAGCCTACATACCAAAATTACCATAATTAATAGAAGTTAATTCTACAGTAAAaatctataaaataaaataatcacaCATCATATTGAGCTTAACTATAGTATTATTATAAGCCACACATCTAacgttatttttataaaataaaaatatataattaataaaaatttatattttaaaattattctaacagCCTGGTGCATAAAACTATCCCAACGAACATCATCCACTCTTTCTTTATCTTGACATCGGTTCTTTTGAGTTTTTAATTCGGGACTTAAACCGCGCGTTTCCGCCTGTCATCTCCTCTGTTGGAATATCCACTTCGATAGTGATAGGCACAGGCGAACGAATTGGTCGACACAAATTGGGGCGTAGAGATCCCTGTTTGGAGTTGAACAGAGAAACATGAGAAGCATCAAATCATAGCTGGCGTCAGCGCGATAACCGAGGAGATTCCCTGCTTTGGGCATCATTGACTCTGTCCTCCCTAGGCAACAACCATAACTTCGTGGCTGGCACGGTGCGTTTGTATCCACGTGTAAATATTTAAACAACCTTttttttctgcataaaaagaacatAGGCGCAAAGCAAGGAGTGTGTGCTACATGGGATTGGGTTGATACACAGTAGTGTGTGGTACGAATGTATGGTCCCAAACGTTGGGTCTCCAAGTAATTTTCGCATGCGTAGAAAGTGGTCACGGAAATGATACTTTGATCATGAAAATAGGCAACAAATGTTTGACCTACAGATCCATGCTGTGGAATGCATTATTTCATGGCTTAGAATTTGGTTTGATGCAGTGGGAGGAAACTGATGCAATTTATGTGGACAGGACCCATAGAAGAAATATTTGGCCACCTCGACTTTAGGTTAGACTGACTCTCTTAATCTCGGACATAAATTGAGATGAATGACTTCGGCCCTGACAGAAGAGGTGATTAGCACTGAAGAGCCTCCGACTAACAAGTCGATCAGTCGAGAAGTCAATTATCCGAGGAGAACAATAGCACACGTCGACAAGAATTGACAGTTTTAACCAACCGATAGTTCTGGCAGCTTGCAGTCGTGGCAATACTACAGCCTGCGCTCGACCAACGTTGCACACTACCCACGCAGATTGCCCCACACTGTAACTGTACTACCGAAAGTTATATGGCCATCAGTGCACGCCACATCAGCCCAAGTAACAACAAAACGAATTCTCCTATATAAAGGGACAGCTCAGAAACCTCGGAGAGACAAATGTAATATACCATTCACATATGAGGAGAACAATCAGCACGCGTTGATAAGAATTGACAATTTTACCAACTAACGGCTCTAGCAGCTCGTAGTCATGGCAACACCATAGCCTGCGCCCGACCAATATTGCACACCACCCATGCAAATTGCCCCCACTCCCCCACACTGTGACTGTACTACCAAAAGTTATATGGCCATCAGGTACGCCACATCAGCCCAAATAATGACAGAAGAAGTTTCCCTATATAAAGGAGCAGCTCGGAAACCTTAAGAGAAATAAATGTAATATACTATTCATAGATGATGGCACTatgttgaaattttttttattcatattattgTCTTTCTATGCTAACTTAGGTATCGGAGAGTCTCCGTCGGAAACACTCCggcaaaaaaattttttttaggcCACCTTCGAAAGAGATCTACTTCTTCATATCTCAGTCAGCCTGCTCAACTCGTCTCCAGCCGACCTCAGGATCATTCAAGCTATACTCCAACTTCAATTCCGAATTTAGCGACAACAGGCCTTTCATCTGTTTTATGTGTTGCCAtatgaatatttgaaaaaaGTAATTTGGTGGGACTGCATAGCCTtgtagaaaataatattttcaatttaaatGGGACCTGCGTACCATATTAGTTGTTATACATTTGTTTCATGAATTGGCTTTGCTAGCAATGCTCCCTACATGCTTCTTACATGAAAATGTCACGCATTATATATGGAAACTATCTTATTTGCAATATCTTGAATAAGCAGAGACAGATAAACCACTTTAGAATACAATCTTCATTAGATAAACAAATTGTTCCATtatgcattttttttatcttaaaattaatCATATACATACTGTTAAACCAGGAgcaagaaatataaaagtgcCAAATTAACTATATAACAaatctttccaaaaaaaattaacactaaataatttttcaagattttaagatgatttttaatttttcaaattctacaggCTGCTTCATTTCCAACGACATCCAGCAGACCCACTCCCCCACCTcctccgtttttttttttttttctccttcccaAATGACGCCGTTTCCGGTTACACAATCTCCGGCTCCATCTCCTCTGTTTCCGTTCATTTTCTGGTCCAAACTTCTCTTCCCGCTCCCCAATACCACACCCACCATCTTGCAATAAATAAAGGAGAGAAGGACCCAACAAacctcgatttctcctttccccTTTTCCCTTGCTGGATTCAACagagaaacaaaataaaattcgcCATACAGagagaagaagcagaagataaaaaaaaatagttctcAGAACAAGCACTGCCCTCTCCCACACGGACTCTCTCTCAAAAAGTTTTTACAGTGGCTTCACTTTTCTCCTCGTTCTTTGAATTCCTCAATCTCTCTTGCCTCGGTGGTTGGAAGTAGATACGAAGCATTCAAGCCTTCTAATAATAACCAGAAGAAAGCGGTCACCGCCACTACCGTCACCACCAACAACACCCACTCCTCCCTTTCCCCACTAAATGCGAATCCCCCCTGCGTTCATCCACCGCGTATAGAAGAAACCCAAGCACGCAGTAACCCACGCAGAAACAGGGATGTCCTCCTCCTGCTCACCACGTGCTTCCCCCATTTCTTTAATAACACCTCAGCGGAGGATCTCCCCACTCCAATTAAAACCCCTCACTTAAAGCCCTCACCTACTGTTCTCCACTATAGTCGCTTTCCAGCGGAGATGCCGAGGGCGGTGGCATCAACCCCCTCCTCCATCAGCGGCCGTCCGAGATGACAACCTGCCGCCGTTTCctcctcgccgccgccgccgccggcctcttcctcctcctccgcctctctCCGGTCTCGCCGGCGACGGCGGAGGAGAAGGAGCTCCTCCTCGAGTTCAAGGGCAACGTCACCGCGGACCCCGGCGGCGCCCTCGCCTCCTGGTCTGCCGCACCCGGCCGCGACCCCTGCGGCGACTTCGCCGGCGTCACCTGCGGCCCCTCCGGCGCCGTCGAGAAGATCCTTGTCCACAACGCCTCCCTTGCTGGCACCCTCTCCGCCGCCCTCGCTCGCCTCCCCTCCCTCGAGATCATCTCCCTGTTCGGCAACCGCTTCTCCGGCGGTGTCCCGCCGGAGTTCGCCGCCCTCACCACCCTCCACAAGCTCAATCTCAGCAAGAACGAGCTCTCCGGCTCCGTCCCGCCATTCCTCGGCGACTTCCCTGGCCTCCGCCTCCTCGATCTCTCAATGAACTCCTTCTTTGGCGAGATCCCGGAGAACCTCTTCAAGAACTGCTTCAAGACCCGCTATGTCTCCCTCTCCCACAACAATCTCTCCGGCCCGATCCCGACCTCCATCGCCAACTGCTCCAACCTCGTCGGATTCGACTTCTCCTTCAACAATCTCACCGGCGAGTTCCTGCCGGAGATCTGCGAGCCGCCGGCCATCAACTACGTCTCGCTGAGGAACAATTCCCTCTCGGGAACCGTCGCCGATAAGGTCTCCAGGTGCCGAAGCTTGGACCTTTTCGATCTTGGGAGCAACTCCTTCTCCGGAACGGTGCCTTTCGATCTCCTGGCCCTCCAAAACCTCAGCTACTTCGACGTGTCTTCTAATAAATTCCAGGGAGAAATCCCGGCGATCAACACTTGCAGCCAGAGATTAGGGCATTTTGATGTCTCCGGCAATGAATTGGATGGTGGAATCCCTTCCAGCATCGCGAATTGCCGAAGGCTGAAGTATTTGGATTTAGGCTTCAATGATCTCAGTGGAAGCATTCCGGCCGAGATTGGGAGCTTGAAGTCTCTCAATGTTCTCAGGTTGGGGAATAATGCTGCCATTGGAGGCTCAATTCCGCAGGAGCTTGGCGGCGCCGAGCTGCTTCAGATTCTGGACGTCAAAAGCCTTCAACTTTCCGGTGAAATTCCAAGTGCCCTGAGCCAATGCCGGTTCCTTCTCGAGCTGTAAGTCCTTCGTTACAGTAAAAGCTCCATCCATAAGCCTTCAAAATAATCATTTCTTTCAGGAATTAGTTGAAGGATTCACAGAATCGTGGTTTTGCAGGGACTTATCAGGAAACCACTTGCGGGGAGGAATCCCTGACACCATTTACAACATCACCTACCTCCAGTACCTCGACCTCCATCGAAACCAGCTCGACGGGAGCATTCCGGCGATACTTGGGAACCTCACCAAGCTCGAATTCCTCGACCTCTCCGAGAATTCGTTAACAGGAACCATCCCTGACTCACTGGGGAATCTAACGCCACTAACCCATTTCAATGTCTCTTACAACAATCTCAGTGGTGCCATCCCTTCCTCTCCCACCATTCAACAATTCGGACCCTCGGCTTTCTCTCACAATCCATATCTCTGTGGCCCTCCTTTAGCAAATTCCTGCTCGGGCGGCCGTTCCGGGCGAACAAGGCTGCTGAGTACAACTGCCATAGTGGCCATTGTTGCCGCCGCTGCGATTCTCATCGGTGTCTGCGTGGTCACCGTTATGAACATCCAGGCAtataggaagaagagaggggaggAAGAGATTCGGGTTTCCGAGAGCACCCCTCCAGCTTCCACTGGTTCAAATGTGATCATCGGAAAGTTGGTTCTTTTCAGCAAGAGTTTACCTTCCAAGTATGAAGATTGGGAGGCGGGGACCAAGTCTCTGCTTGATAAGGACTGCCTGGTTGGCGGCGGATCAATTGGAACAGTGTACAAGGCCATCTTCGAGGGCGGCATCTCCATTGCTGTGAAGAAGCTGGAGACACTTGGGAGAATCAGGAACCAGGACGAGTTCGAGCAGGAGATGGGCCGGCTGGGTGGCCTGAGGCACCCCAATCTGGTGGCGTTCCAAGGCTACTACTGGTCGTCCACAATGCAGTTGATTCTATCCGAATTCATCTCCAATGGGAGCCTCTTTGACCACCTCCATGGTTCTCGCATTTCCTATTCCGGCGGCGGCAGGGGAGAGCTGTTCTGGTCTAGGAGATTCAATATTGCTCTCGGAATAGCGAGGGCTCTCGCCTATCTTCACCATGACTGCAGGCCCCAAGTCCTGCACCTCAACATCAAGTCGACAAACATCCTACTAGATGAAGGATATGAAGCCAAGCTATCTGATTATGGTCTGGGGAAGCTGCTGCCAATCCTGGGCAACTATGTCTTAACCAAGTTTCATACTACCGTTGGATATGTGGCGCCGGAGTTGGCTTCCCAGAGCTTGAGATACAGCGACAAGTGCGATGTCTATAGCTTTGGGGTGATTCTGCTGGAGCTGGTCACTGGGAGGAAACCAGTGGACAGTCCGGGGGCGGCGGAGGTGGTGGTGCTGCGTGATTACGTGAGAGGGGTGTTGGAGAATGGCGCCGCATCCGATTGTTTCGATCTAAACCTCAGGAGCTTCGTGGAGACCGAACTGATTCAGGTCCTCAAGCTGGGGTTGATCTGCGCTTCAGAGGCTCCTTCGAGGCGGCCAAGTATGGCGGAGGTGGtgcaatttttggagtcggtcAAACTCAATTCATGATGTTGGTGGCAAAGAGGTCGTGCAAGGATGGATGTGTGGGGTTGGTGGGAGAATTCTGGTGGCTAATGGAACAGAAGAATGGTGATGGGGCCCAGCAAGCGTGTAGTACGGAGAACAAAAACTTACAttcttttcttcattctttctttGGTCACCATTTTTATTGGGATTTGTTATGTtaaatttagatttttattgaaataaaaaagtaatttttgaTTCGTTGCAATTTTCGTTATTGCTTCCGAAGCTCATGTATTTGGCCTTTGGGGAGATGTCATGAGAGGATTAGGTATCTTGAACTTTTGATGGGTTCCACTAACAAGAATAGTTGAACTAGAACATTTTGATCAAGGAACAGCTTATCTAACCCACACGTAGTACCCTACTTATAGGAGAGCGTTCTTTGAAGTTTAAACTGGTGCTACAAATGGCTGGTGAGAAGGAATGTATGGAATCTCATCCTAGGCAACGAGACCAGCAGCAGATTTCAGTTCCATTTCTCTGGGAGGAGAGACCCGGTACACCAAAGAAAGAGTGGATCTCCAGGCCAGTCACCGTGATCTCTGTCCCCTCTCCGGCAAGGCTTGTCGTGTCGGTCCCTTTCGAGTGGGAAGAGAAGCCTGGAACACCACTCCAGTTATCTCAGCCATCGCCAGATTCATCACCTCTCCGTGCTCTTCCTGGGCTGGCTGGAACTCCTAGTTCAGCTCATCTGCTGAACCCTTCAATTGATGAAGAGGAAGGAGTTCTTGCTACCTCAGCTTTCAAAGTGCTTGCTTCTGAAATGAATGACGATGAATCTGGGTTGGCACCTTCTACTTTTCCAAGTCACCATGTGAAAACATGTGAATCTTTCGCAGATGTGAATGATTCTCAGGGAGGTTCGACCGAGAACAGTTCAGACCGGCAGGAAAACTGGTACTCGGTATCGGAGACGGATTGCAACAGCAGTTCGAATAGCTCGGCGACACATACTGCCAGCTTTGATGCCTCAGCTGCGGAGTTCCTTTTTCCTCTGTCGTTTCCTGACGCTGGTTTTCTTAACATGGTACGTGGGAGGGAAAGAGCTCTGATTCCAGCTGCTGCTTGCCCAGAACTACAGCCAACAGCTTACAGTCACAATCGCAGCGTCAGGCCCAGGAGAACATTAACCCTGGGGGAACTCATACTGTTGAGCCGCAAATTAAGCTATAAAATGAAGCCAGTtgatgttgagaagagaagcaaCTTGAAGGTAATTTCTCAGACTAAAGCTATTCATTGGGTCCTCTTACACTGCTGCacattaaattttaattttgaaaggTGGCCACTAAGCAGTTATTTTTTCATAAACTTTGATGCATTCAATCATATTCTATGCGGTTCCTGCTTTGATTTTCCTTGACCAAAAAGACCGAGAACCCGGGGACCAGGTTTGGACAGTAATTCTCAACCTGCTTGACTGAAGTAGACACCAGCAAACTAGACTAGCTAGCTAAAGAAAGACTCGTAGATTGGGAGACAATCTCACACACTTTCAGATCCAATCAGGCCCTGAAGACCTGCTGAACAGATTGTATCTGAGATCAGGTTTGATTCTAATAGTCAATAGTCAATCAGCTTAACAATACTAGACACCAGCAAACTAGGCAAAGAGATTCATAGATCCGGAGCTTATCTGAGACACGACTAGCCAACAGCGGAAGCTGACTCGCTTCTATTTTAGTTTCATTGGGATTGGACATAGATGTTGTTAACCTTTCTAACTCGCATACAAAACGATTTCCCTTCATGACCCAGTtaaaagatagaaaaaaaaaagagcttcgCTCAGTTGACCATCCCATGCCCATGAGGTCTGGATCTGAAGATGTGTTAAATGGACTTGGTCTAGCACTAGTACCTGCTGGAAATACAACGGTCAGCACAAATAAGAGAATTTAAACAGCACTCTATCTTTAGgagacaaaaatcaattttacaTCTCTCTCaagtttatttatatatttcatACACAGGAGAACTTCTGAATTGATTACTCTTGCAGTAGAGATATAGAGACTATACTCATGATTCATCCAACCATTGCAGGTATTCATAAAGAAGAGTCTGCTCACATGTTTTCCATTCAGTACCGGCATCAACAAAAACAATGTATTTATCAGCAACTGCTAAGGCAGGAAATGATGGACACAGGACCTACTCAAGGATCTTATAAGATGAGCTTTATTTCACCCTGCACCTTAACCTGTATGCTTTTGTGTAGTGATTCCAAAGCTGAGAGTTCAACATACTCACCTGCGCATTTCTTAGATTGGCAATAGATGGCAATACTCAGAGAGCCCCATTGAGATGCCAGTACTGTCATCCCTGCTGTCCATGCCAGAAATCTTGCTGATTCAGAACAATGAAACACCAGACTCGACTGATGGAGCTCAGAAGTCACTTCTCATCCTTTCAAAGATGAACTTTATAGCTATTAGTAACTCTCGTAACACATTGTATGACTACAGGTATATCATCCTCCGTCAACATTGTAAAACAACACCGAGACCATCCAGGTTCAATACAATGGCATGATGATCCGGTGTTATATTAATCTTAGCTGCGTTAAGCGGTTTATTCCACAGAACAAGCTCCCCTCTCTCACTGTGTGGTCGAATGAACTTATTCATGTCTGCCTGACAGTAAAATCCACCACTGATTTTTATGCACTCTATACCTAAC
Above is a genomic segment from Phoenix dactylifera cultivar Barhee BC4 chromosome 2, palm_55x_up_171113_PBpolish2nd_filt_p, whole genome shotgun sequence containing:
- the LOC103700128 gene encoding uncharacterized protein LOC103700128; amino-acid sequence: MAGEKECMESHPRQRDQQQISVPFLWEERPGTPKKEWISRPVTVISVPSPARLVVSVPFEWEEKPGTPLQLSQPSPDSSPLRALPGLAGTPSSAHLLNPSIDEEEGVLATSAFKVLASEMNDDESGLAPSTFPSHHVKTCESFADVNDSQGGSTENSSDRQENWYSVSETDCNSSSNSSATHTASFDASAAEFLFPLSFPDAGFLNMVRGRERALIPAAACPELQPTAYSHNRSVRPRRTLTLGELILLSRKLSYKMKPVDVEKRSNLKVFIKKSLLTCFPFSTGINKNNVFISNC
- the LOC103700120 gene encoding probable LRR receptor-like serine/threonine-protein kinase At1g12460, whose protein sequence is MTTCRRFLLAAAAAGLFLLLRLSPVSPATAEEKELLLEFKGNVTADPGGALASWSAAPGRDPCGDFAGVTCGPSGAVEKILVHNASLAGTLSAALARLPSLEIISLFGNRFSGGVPPEFAALTTLHKLNLSKNELSGSVPPFLGDFPGLRLLDLSMNSFFGEIPENLFKNCFKTRYVSLSHNNLSGPIPTSIANCSNLVGFDFSFNNLTGEFLPEICEPPAINYVSLRNNSLSGTVADKVSRCRSLDLFDLGSNSFSGTVPFDLLALQNLSYFDVSSNKFQGEIPAINTCSQRLGHFDVSGNELDGGIPSSIANCRRLKYLDLGFNDLSGSIPAEIGSLKSLNVLRLGNNAAIGGSIPQELGGAELLQILDVKSLQLSGEIPSALSQCRFLLELDLSGNHLRGGIPDTIYNITYLQYLDLHRNQLDGSIPAILGNLTKLEFLDLSENSLTGTIPDSLGNLTPLTHFNVSYNNLSGAIPSSPTIQQFGPSAFSHNPYLCGPPLANSCSGGRSGRTRLLSTTAIVAIVAAAAILIGVCVVTVMNIQAYRKKRGEEEIRVSESTPPASTGSNVIIGKLVLFSKSLPSKYEDWEAGTKSLLDKDCLVGGGSIGTVYKAIFEGGISIAVKKLETLGRIRNQDEFEQEMGRLGGLRHPNLVAFQGYYWSSTMQLILSEFISNGSLFDHLHGSRISYSGGGRGELFWSRRFNIALGIARALAYLHHDCRPQVLHLNIKSTNILLDEGYEAKLSDYGLGKLLPILGNYVLTKFHTTVGYVAPELASQSLRYSDKCDVYSFGVILLELVTGRKPVDSPGAAEVVVLRDYVRGVLENGAASDCFDLNLRSFVETELIQVLKLGLICASEAPSRRPSMAEVVQFLESVKLNS